In one window of Myxocyprinus asiaticus isolate MX2 ecotype Aquarium Trade chromosome 43, UBuf_Myxa_2, whole genome shotgun sequence DNA:
- the LOC127433607 gene encoding mitochondrial uncoupling protein 2-like, with protein MVGIKPSDLPPTATVKIFGAGTAACFADLITFPLDTAKVRLQIQGESKATSELAAVKYRGVFGTITTMVRTEGARSLYNGLVAGLQRQMSFASIRIGLYDSMKQFYTRGSENAGIVTRLLAGCTTGAMAVAFAQPTDVVKVRFQAQVRQADGIKRYNGTMDAYRTIARDEGVRGLWKGCMPNITRNAIVNCAELVTYDIIKELILKYDLMTDNLPCHFTAAFSAGFCTTIVASPVDVVKTRFMNSSANQYSSALKCALTMVTKEGPAAFYKGFVPSFLRLGSWNIVMFVSYEQIKRFMTRMQNSWESPF; from the exons ATGGTTGGAATCAAACCCAGCGACTTGCCACCAACCGCCACGGTCAAGATTTTCGGAGCTGGAACGGCAGCATGTTTTGCTGACTTGATTACTTTTCCCCTGGACACAGCCAAAGTGAGGCTTCAG ATCCAGGGAGAGTCCAAAGCCACCTCAGAATTGGCAGCAGTGAAATATCGCGGAGTGTTTGGCACCATAACCACTATGGTGCGAACAGAGGGCGCAAGGAGTCTGTACAACGGTCTGGTCGCAGGACTGCAACGACAGATGAGCTTTGCATCTATTCGTATTGGTCTTTATGACTCCATGAAGCAATTCTACACCAGAGGATCTGAGA ATGCAGGCATTGTAACTCGCCTGCTAGCAGGCTGCACCACTGGGGCCATGGCTGTAGCTTTTGCACAGCCTACAGATGTTGTAAAAGTGCGTTTCCAAGCTCAAGTGCGTCAGGCAGATGGAATAAAGAGATATAATGGCACAATGGATGCATATCGAACTATTGCCCGTGATGAGGGTGTTCGTGGGCTCTGGAAAG GCTGTATGCCAAACATCACAAGGAATGCAATTGTGAACTGTGCAGAGCTGGTCACTTATGACATCATCAAGGAACTCATTCTGAAATATGATCTCATGACAG ATAACTTACCCTGCCACTTTACCGCTGCATTTAGCGCTGGTTTCTGCACCACGATTGTGGCATCTCCGGTAGACGTGGTAAAAACCCGCTTCATGAACTCATCTGCAAACCAGTATAGCAGTGCACTTAAATGTGCTCTCACTATGGTGACCAAAGAGGGACCAGCAGCTTTTTATAAGGG CTTTGTGCCCTCTTTCCTTCGGCTGGGATCTTGGAACATTGTGATGTTTGTCTCTTATGAACAAATCAAGAGATTTATGACTAGAATGCAGAACTCGTGGGAATCACCATTCTGA
- the LOC127433803 gene encoding mitochondrial uncoupling protein 2-like — MVGFKAGDVPPTATVKFIGAGTAACIADLFTFPLDTAKVRLQIQGETKGPANTCHGPVKYRGVFGTISTMVRVEGPRSLYSGLVAGLQRQMSFASVRIGLYDSVKQFYTKGSDHVGIGSRLMAGCTTGAMAVAVAQPTDVVKVRFQAQIGSGANKRYHGTVDAYRTIAKEEGFRGLWKGTGPNITRNAIVNCTELVTYDLIKDALLKSALMTDDFPCHFTSAFGAGFCTTIIASPVDVVKTRYMNSANGQYSSALNCAVAMLTKEGPKAFYKGFMPSFLRLGSWNVVMFVTYEQLKRALMTARHNWVTL, encoded by the exons ATGGTTGGATTCAAAGCTGGTGATGTGCCCCCCACGGCCACTGTGAAGTTTATTGGTGCAGGAACTGCAGCCTGCATTGCGGACCTCTTCACATTTCCACTGGACACTGCAAAAGTTCGGCTTCAG ATTCAAGGGGAGACCAAAGGTCCTGCTAACACCTGCCATGGTCCGGTGAAGTATCGTGGAGTGTTTGGTACGATCAGCACCATGGTGCGTGTTGAGGGGCCGCGCAGTCTCTACAGCGGGCTGGTTGCGGGACTGCAGCGTCAGATGAGCTTTGCCTCTGTACGCATTGGCCTTTATGATTCCGTCAAGCAGTTCTACACCAAAGGCTCCGATC ATGTAGGGATTGGCAGTCGGCTGATGGCAGGCTGTACTACTGGAGCCATGGCGGTTGCTGTGGCCCAACCCACTGATGTGGTGAAGGTCCGATTTCAGGCTCAGATCGGCTCAGGGGCCAATAAACGTTACCATGGCACTGTGGATGCATATCGGACCATTGCAAAGGAAGAGGGGTTTCGTGGTTTGTGGAAAG GAACTGGCCCAAACATCACCCGCAATGCCATTGTAAACTGCACTGAGCTGGTGACTTATGACCTCATCAAAGATGCCCTTCTGAAATCGGCACTGATGACCG ATGATTTTCCCTGCCACTTTACATCTGCATTTGGGGCTGGTTTCTGCACCACCATTATTGCTTCTCCTGTGGATGTTGTGAAGACGAGATACATGAACTCCGCCAATGGCCAGTACAGCAGCGCCCTCAACTGTGCCGTAGCCATGCTGACTAAAGAGGGACCAAAGGCTTTTTACAAGGG ATTCATGCCATCTTTTCTGAGGCTGGGTTCCTGGAACGTGGTTATGTTTGTCACCTATGAGCAGCTTAAACGGGCCCTGATGACAGCTCGCCATAACTGGGTCACTCTTTAA